The Aminivibrio sp. DNA segment GGATCAACATGCTCTTTTCATCACTGGAGAACAGGCGGGACGTCTGCTGCGTCCTGTGCGGAGCCGCGGGGCTGGGCATCCAGACCGTGGAGGATATGCTGGCGGGAATCATAGCGGACGAAGGTTTTTGCGTCTTCGGTTCCAGGGAGTACATGTCCCGCGTCCGAGGAGGGAACAACTCAACCGAGCTCCGGATAGCCTCTGAACCTGTGGATGCCCTTATTGACAGAATAGATATTCTGGTCGCCCTGAGTCAGAAGGTGCGCAGGAACATCATGGAGAGGATCTCCGCCGATACGGTCATTTTCGGCGACAGGGAGGAACTGAAGGGGGAGCTTGAAGACCTTGGAGCTTCCTTTGTAAACATCCCCTTGTCGTCCATGGCGAAAGAGACCGGAGGGAAGATCTACTCAAACTCCATCGCCGCCGGCGTTCTCCTCGGGGTGCTCGGCTTGGGGACGAAAGGGGCGGAGGAGTTTTACAGGAAACGATTCGCCGGAAAGAACGACGTGGTGACCCGCAATATCGGTGCCGTGACGAAGGGGTACGAACTTGGTCTTTCCATTGCCGGTGAAGGGGGGGTACTTCAGGGCCGGCCCCGGAATTCGGGAAGGCGGAAGACGATCCTCAACGGCAGCGATGCCGTTTCCCTGGGGGCCATGGCGGCGGGGTGCAACTTTGTCACCGCCTATCCCATGTCCCCGGCGACGGGAGTGCTCTCCTTCTTCGCGAAGCACGCCGAAAAAGTGGGAGCGGTGGTGGAGCAGGTGGAGGACGAGCTCGCCGCCATGAACATGGCTGTCGGCGCCGCCTATGCGGGAGCCCGCCCCCTGGTGACCACTTCAGGCGGAGGTTTCGCCCTCATGGCCGAAGGGCTCAGCCTGGCAGGGGTTATGGAGACCCCCGTGGTGGTGCACCTTTCCCAGAGGCCTGGGCCCGCCACGGGTATGGCCACCCGGACGGAGCAGGCCGACCTTGAGCTTGCCCTCTATTCCGGTCACGGCGAATTTCCCCGGGCCCTGTACGCTCCGGGAACCATGGAAAGCGCCTTCAGATTGGCCCAGGAAGCCTTTGAAATCGCCCTGAAATATCAGACGCCGGCCATCGTGCTGACGGACCAGTATTTCATGAACGCCTTCTACAACCTGGATGCGGACGGCCTTTCCTGGCTGGACGAACCCCCCCCGATCCCGGAGACGGCGGCGGAGTACCGTCGCTACGAGGATACCCCCGACGGCTACTCGCCCTTCGGCGTTCCCGGCTGGGGAAAGGGCGTCGTTGGGGCGGACAGCCACGAGCACGACGAGGTGGGGCATGTCTATGAGGACTTCGACCTCCGGACCAGGATGCAGGACAAGCGGATGCGGAAGCTCGCCGGGATGACGGCCCGCGCTCTTCCCCCGATGCTGGTCGGACCGGAATCCTTCTCTAACCTGGTGGTCTGCTGGGGATCCACCATCCCCATCGTTCGGGAAGCCCTCCAGCGCCTCGGGCGGAACGATACGGCCCTGCTGGCCTTCGAGCAGGTGTGGCCCCTCGCACCGTCGGTGGGGGATCTTCTGCGGAAGGCAACATTCACCGCCGTGGTGGAGGGAAACAGTACCGGCCAGTTCGCCGGACTGCTTCGAAAAACCTTCGGTGTGGCGGCAGACCGAAGGGTGCTGAAATACAACGGACTTCAGTTCTCGGTGGAAGAGGTCGCGGACAGGCTCGGCGAAATTCTTCCCGGCAAAGGAGGCAGCAGATGATGGACTTCACGGCGTTCGATCTTCCCGGTATTGACCTTTCGTGGTGCCCCGGATGCGGGGACATCAAAATCCTCGACTCCATCAAGAAGGCCCTCGTCGAGCTCGGCCTCGGGCCCCTGGACGTGGTCATGGTCTCAGGGATCGGCCAGGCGGCAAAGACACCTCATTACATGAAGGCCCATTTCTTCAACGGCCTCCACGGTCGCGCCCTCCCCAACGCAACGGCCATCAAGGCGGCAAACCCCGCCCTGGAAGTCATCGCCTTGGGAGGGGACGGCGACATGTACGGCGAGGGCGGAAACCATTTCACCCATACCATCAGGCGTAACCCGGGGATCACCAACCTGGTGTTTAACAACATGGTCTACGGCCTCACCAAGGGGCAGGCATCGCCCACGAGCCCCATAGGATTCCGCACCTCCGTGCAGGTGGATGGTGTCCATGCCCAGCCATTCAATCCTCTTGCCGCCGCCCTGGCCCAGGGAGCGACCTTCGTGGCCCGGGCCTTCGCCGGAAACGGCGACCAGACAAAGGAAATCATCAAGAGAGCCGTCCGCCACAAGGGATACGCCCTGGTGGACATCTTCCAGCCCTGTGTCTCCTTCAACTCCGTGAACACCTACAAGTGGTTCATGGACAACACCTACACCCTGGAGGGGCATGACGAGGACGATTTCGGCAAGGCCATGGAGCTGGCCCTCCTCCAGGAAGGGCCCTTCCCCCTGGGGGTTCTCTACAGGAAGGAAGGAGTTCCCGTTTTCGAGGAAACCCTGGCGGCCTACCGGAAGGACGACCGGCCCCTGTTCCGCCGTGAGGCCCCCCGGAAGGCAGTGAAGGAACTCCTGGCCTCTCCGGCCATATAGGGAAGGGAGGGAAAGGGAGATGAAGGAAGGAGACCTGCTGCCCCGGTTCAGCCTGTCCGACGGTTTCGGGAAAGAGTGGACAGCCGGGGATTTTTCAAAGAAACGGCTTGTCCTCTTTTTCTACAGCAAGGACAATACCTCGGGGTGAACCAGCGAAGTGAGGGACTTTGCGGACAGGATGCCCGCATTCGAAGCGCTGAACTGTGCAGTGGCAGGAATCAGCCCCGATTCGCAGGAGAGCCACCGGAAGTTCGCCGAAAAACTGGGAATTTCGTTTCCCCTGCTGAGCGACCCGGACCACGGCTTCATCGAAGCCTGCGGGTTCTGGGCGGAAAAAAAGATGTACGGCAGGGAATATATGGGGGTGGAGCGTTCAACGGTCATCGCGGACCCCGGCGGGAAGGTCCTGAAGATCTTCAGGAAGGTGAAGGTGGCCGGGCACGCGGATGAAGTTCTCAAGGCCCTGAAGGAAGCGGCAGTCTAAAGAGCGGGATATGGGAGGCGGAGAATTTTCCCCGCCTCTTTCCTATCATGCCGTATCACAGGGTGCAGATCCGGAGGATGCCGCCGGCTTCGGCCGTGGGCAGAAGGCGGAACATTTCCTCCGGCGTGAGTCCCGTTTCGGGGTGCCGCCATTCAGGGGCCACCTGGGCCAGGGGCAGAAGTACGAAGGTCCTCCTCGCCATTTCCCTGTGGGGAACGGTCAGGCGGTCCGACCGAATTGACAGCCCGTCATAAAAAAGAATATCAATGTCGATGGTCCGGGGTCCCCACCGTTTTTCCGGGGTTCTGCCGATGGCGTCCTCCATCCCCTTCAGAAGGTCGAGAAGCTCTTCCGGGGAGAGGCTTGTTTCCGCCAGGACGCAGGCGTTCAGAAACCGGGGCTGGTCTTCCATCCCCCATGGAGAAGTTTCAAACACGTCGCTGGAAGCCAGGACAACGAGGCCGGCGCTCCTGATAAGGAAGACGGCCTTGCGGATGAGATGCAGCCGGTCTCCGAGGTTGCTTCCGAGGGAAAGGGCTACGGTACTCATCCCCTGCACTCCCTGACGGCGCCGAGCATGGAGAGAACCCGACCGTTGGCCTCCACGTCATGAACCCGGACGAGCGCGACATTGCGCAGGCCGCAGAGGGCCGTGACCGCCAGGGTTCCCTCCAGGCGGTCCTCCGGGTCCGCAAGTCCGAGGGTGGTGCCGATGAATCCCTTCCGTGAATGGCCGATAAGCAGGGGGCGTCCGAAAATACGGAACGCGTCCAGATTCCGCAGGATCCTGAGGTTGTCCTCGCAACGCTTGCCGAATCCAAGTCCCGGGTCGAGGATAATCCTTTCCGCCGGAATCCCCGCTTTTTCGGCCAGGGAGAGCCGTTCCTCGAAATAGCGGAGGATGTCCCCCACGGTGTCATCGTACCGGGGATCATTCTGCATCTCCCGGGGCGTCCCCTGGATGTGGGAGAGGACGAGCCCCGCTCCGGACTCCGCCGCCGCTGCGGGGAGATCCTGGTCGAACCCCAGGCCGGAGATGTCGTTGATGATGTCGGCCCCTGCCCGGACGGCTTCCAGGGCCACCTTCGCTTTCCATGTGTCGGCGGAGATCACCGTCTCGGGAAAGGCCTTCCGGACGGCCGCGACGGCGGGAAGAAGCCGTTCAAGTTCTTCCCGTTCCGGCACGGGTTCCGAACCGGGCCGGGTGGATTCGGCCCCGAGGTCGAGGACGGCGGCGCCCCCCTCAACCATGGACCGCGCCCGGGAGAGGAGATCGTTCTCCGACGGAATCCGGCTCTTTTCGTAAAAGGAGTCGGAGGTCAGGTTCAGGATGCCCATGACGGCGGTCCGTTTCCCGAGAGAGAGAGCTCTGCCCTCTCGGAAGAGGAATGTCCATGCGGACCTGTCCATGCCGGCAAGGGCCCGGGACAGGCTCTCCCGGATTTCGGGCAGGCCCCAGCAGGGAAGGGCCCCCAGTTTCTCCGCCAGGGACCGAAGCTGCCCCGGGGTCCCCAGAAGGAGAACGGCGCTCTCTGACGCCTCGCAGGAGATGACGCCCCGGTTCACCACGGCGTCCCCGCCCCGGGCGAGCAGTTCCTGCTTCAGGAACGCCGCCGCCCGGAAGTCGGCTTTCGGAATATACAGGGAGAGAAGCTCCCTCTTGGGTTCGAAGTACGCGTTGGAGCGAAGGTCGGCACCGATGCGGCGCAGTGCCGCGAGGAGATCTTCACGGCTTTGTGCAGGAAGCGGGTAAGCGATCACGGCGGGAGCTCCTTCCGGGAATATGGGTAAATGCCGTTCCGATAATATAGTGTCTCCTCGGGGCGGTCAAGGTACGCTCACCTTAAATCCGCTCCCCGGCGGGGAGCGGATTTAAGGTCACACCCATTCGCTGGTGAAGCCCGAAAGGTGGTCCGTCCTGTTCAGCGAAAAGAGGGAATACCCGTGGAGGTCGTCGTGGACGAGGATGGAGTAGGATCCCGTGTCCATGTGGACCTTCCAGAAATAGGGCGACGCTATGCCGAGGCAGCCGGCGAGGAGGGGTTTGATGACCGTCCTGTGGGTCACAGCGGCGAAGGTCTTCCCCCGGTATTTCGCCACCGCGCGGTCGAGGGCGGCCATGGAACGCCTCAGAACGTCGTCCATAGATTCCGCTCCTTCTACGGTGAGCTCTTCGGGGTTTTCAAGCCATGTTCTCCACTGCTCGGGGTAGTGCTTCGCTATTTCCGTTTTCGGCCGCCCTTCCCAGACGCCGAGGGAGATATTGTTGATCCCCTCGTCCTCTTCCACCCGGATGGAACAGGCGTCCGCGATGGCCCGGGCGGTGCTTTTTGCCCGAAGCAGGGGGCTTGTCACCACCGCTTCAGGGCGGTAGGGGCGAAGAGCCGCCCCAAGCTCGGCGGCCTGCCGGAGGCCCCGCTCATTGAGAGGAAAGTCCACCCTTCCGCGGAAAAGGCCCTCTGTGTTTCCCCGGCATTCACCGTGCCGTGCCAGAAGTATGGTGGTTCGTTCAGGTTCTTTCATTCCGCATCCTCCCCTGACCGGCCGGAAAAATGGAAAAAATCCGTCTGACCAGTCTTGACAATAATATCACGGATTGTTACTCTACTTCTCAGTGGAATCGTGTTGGCACTCACAATGAAAGAGTGCTAACGAATTGGAGGTGGTGACATGCTGACCGAACGGCAGCTCGAGATCGTACTTTCGGTAGTGTATGAATATATCCAGACCGGCGAACCGGCCGGCTCGAGAACCATATCGAAAAAGTACCTCCGGGGAAGCAGCCCGGCCACCATCCGGAACGAGATGGCCGACCTGGAGGAGATGGGCTATTTCTACCAGCCCCACACGTCTGCCGGGAGGCTCCCCACATCGAAGGCCTACCGGCTCTACGTGGACTCCATAATGCAGCGTCGCCGTTCCGCCCCGGCAGAGACGGAACGATGGAAGAAGGAAATCCGGGATCGGAGGGAGGGAGTGGACTCTATCCTCGGGTATGTCTCCCAGCTCCTGGGGAAGGCCACCAACTGCGTGGGGGTGGCCGCCCTTTCCGCCCTGGAAGAAGTGCAGATCCAGCGGGTAAATTTCGTCCGCCTCGGAGGCAGCACCGTCCTGATGCTCATCGTCCTGGAGGGCGGCCTGGTGCACCATGCCAACATCAACCTGCCCTGCGAACTCTCCCAGGACATTCTCGACGACCTTGCCAGGAAGATCTCCACCGTGGCGTGCGGTCATCCCTGGGCCCAGGTCCGCGATGCCCTCTTCACCTACGTTCTCGACGGGCTGGAGCGGGTCTGGGATACCTGCAGGGAGGCCCTGGTCCAGATGGACGCCATTCTCAAAAGAAACTCCCGGCTGTTCGTCGGCGGGGCGCAGCACATCCTCAACCTTCCCGACTTCCAGGATATCGGAAAGTTTCAGACGGTGCTCTCTCTTCTGGAGCAGGAGCAGGCTCTTGCGGACATGGTGGAGCGTTACAGCGTAAAGCAGGGGGTCTCCGTGACCATCGGGGAGGAAATTTCGCAAGAAATGAAGGAGTGTTCCCTTGTCCTCGTCCCCGCGTCAGGGTACGGGCGGAGGACCATCCTTGGGCTCATCGGCCCGCTGAGGATGGACTACGAAAAGTCCATCTCCATCCTCGAAGCCATAGCGGAAGAACTCGACAAAGCCCTTGTGAACTAAACCGTCGAAAGGAGAAGGAACCATGAGCAGGGAAGAAAAGGAAAAGGCCGCGGAACGGCCTGAAGATATGGATCGGGAGGCGCCTGAGACGGATGCCCTTCAGCAGCCGGAGGCCACCCCGGAGGAGACGGCACCTGAAGAGGTGTGCGGCGCCCCGGAGGCTGTGGATTTCCAGGCTGTAATTGCAGATCTCGAGGAGCGGAACCGGGAGTTGATGTCGGCGCTGGCCGCGGCCCGGGCGGACTTCTTCAACTACAGGAAGAGGATCGAGCGGGACCGGCAGCGGGAGCGGATCATGGCCGGAGAAGAGAAGGCCATGGAATTTCTGCCGGTGCTGGACAATCTCGACAGGGCTCTCGCCGCGGAGAGCGCCGCTGACGGCAAAAGCATCCTCCAGGGAGTGAC contains these protein-coding regions:
- a CDS encoding 2-oxoacid:acceptor oxidoreductase subunit alpha; its protein translation is MLFSSLENRRDVCCVLCGAAGLGIQTVEDMLAGIIADEGFCVFGSREYMSRVRGGNNSTELRIASEPVDALIDRIDILVALSQKVRRNIMERISADTVIFGDREELKGELEDLGASFVNIPLSSMAKETGGKIYSNSIAAGVLLGVLGLGTKGAEEFYRKRFAGKNDVVTRNIGAVTKGYELGLSIAGEGGVLQGRPRNSGRRKTILNGSDAVSLGAMAAGCNFVTAYPMSPATGVLSFFAKHAEKVGAVVEQVEDELAAMNMAVGAAYAGARPLVTTSGGGFALMAEGLSLAGVMETPVVVHLSQRPGPATGMATRTEQADLELALYSGHGEFPRALYAPGTMESAFRLAQEAFEIALKYQTPAIVLTDQYFMNAFYNLDADGLSWLDEPPPIPETAAEYRRYEDTPDGYSPFGVPGWGKGVVGADSHEHDEVGHVYEDFDLRTRMQDKRMRKLAGMTARALPPMLVGPESFSNLVVCWGSTIPIVREALQRLGRNDTALLAFEQVWPLAPSVGDLLRKATFTAVVEGNSTGQFAGLLRKTFGVAADRRVLKYNGLQFSVEEVADRLGEILPGKGGSR
- a CDS encoding thiamine pyrophosphate-dependent enzyme codes for the protein MMDFTAFDLPGIDLSWCPGCGDIKILDSIKKALVELGLGPLDVVMVSGIGQAAKTPHYMKAHFFNGLHGRALPNATAIKAANPALEVIALGGDGDMYGEGGNHFTHTIRRNPGITNLVFNNMVYGLTKGQASPTSPIGFRTSVQVDGVHAQPFNPLAAALAQGATFVARAFAGNGDQTKEIIKRAVRHKGYALVDIFQPCVSFNSVNTYKWFMDNTYTLEGHDEDDFGKAMELALLQEGPFPLGVLYRKEGVPVFEETLAAYRKDDRPLFRREAPRKAVKELLASPAI
- a CDS encoding redoxin domain-containing protein; this encodes MKEGDLLPRFSLSDGFGKEWTAGDFSKKRLVLFFYSKDNTSG
- a CDS encoding peroxiredoxin; protein product: MRDFADRMPAFEALNCAVAGISPDSQESHRKFAEKLGISFPLLSDPDHGFIEACGFWAEKKMYGREYMGVERSTVIADPGGKVLKIFRKVKVAGHADEVLKALKEAAV
- the folK gene encoding 2-amino-4-hydroxy-6-hydroxymethyldihydropteridine diphosphokinase, with the protein product MSTVALSLGSNLGDRLHLIRKAVFLIRSAGLVVLASSDVFETSPWGMEDQPRFLNACVLAETSLSPEELLDLLKGMEDAIGRTPEKRWGPRTIDIDILFYDGLSIRSDRLTVPHREMARRTFVLLPLAQVAPEWRHPETGLTPEEMFRLLPTAEAGGILRICTL
- the folP gene encoding dihydropteroate synthase, which encodes MIAYPLPAQSREDLLAALRRIGADLRSNAYFEPKRELLSLYIPKADFRAAAFLKQELLARGGDAVVNRGVISCEASESAVLLLGTPGQLRSLAEKLGALPCWGLPEIRESLSRALAGMDRSAWTFLFREGRALSLGKRTAVMGILNLTSDSFYEKSRIPSENDLLSRARSMVEGGAAVLDLGAESTRPGSEPVPEREELERLLPAVAAVRKAFPETVISADTWKAKVALEAVRAGADIINDISGLGFDQDLPAAAAESGAGLVLSHIQGTPREMQNDPRYDDTVGDILRYFEERLSLAEKAGIPAERIILDPGLGFGKRCEDNLRILRNLDAFRIFGRPLLIGHSRKGFIGTTLGLADPEDRLEGTLAVTALCGLRNVALVRVHDVEANGRVLSMLGAVRECRG
- a CDS encoding histidine phosphatase family protein, whose protein sequence is MKEPERTTILLARHGECRGNTEGLFRGRVDFPLNERGLRQAAELGAALRPYRPEAVVTSPLLRAKSTARAIADACSIRVEEDEGINNISLGVWEGRPKTEIAKHYPEQWRTWLENPEELTVEGAESMDDVLRRSMAALDRAVAKYRGKTFAAVTHRTVIKPLLAGCLGIASPYFWKVHMDTGSYSILVHDDLHGYSLFSLNRTDHLSGFTSEWV
- the hrcA gene encoding heat-inducible transcriptional repressor HrcA → MLTERQLEIVLSVVYEYIQTGEPAGSRTISKKYLRGSSPATIRNEMADLEEMGYFYQPHTSAGRLPTSKAYRLYVDSIMQRRRSAPAETERWKKEIRDRREGVDSILGYVSQLLGKATNCVGVAALSALEEVQIQRVNFVRLGGSTVLMLIVLEGGLVHHANINLPCELSQDILDDLARKISTVACGHPWAQVRDALFTYVLDGLERVWDTCREALVQMDAILKRNSRLFVGGAQHILNLPDFQDIGKFQTVLSLLEQEQALADMVERYSVKQGVSVTIGEEISQEMKECSLVLVPASGYGRRTILGLIGPLRMDYEKSISILEAIAEELDKALVN
- the grpE gene encoding nucleotide exchange factor GrpE, whose protein sequence is MSREEKEKAAERPEDMDREAPETDALQQPEATPEETAPEEVCGAPEAVDFQAVIADLEERNRELMSALAAARADFFNYRKRIERDRQRERIMAGEEKAMEFLPVLDNLDRALAAESAADGKSILQGVTMVRRQFLSVLERMGVERIPTVGEPFSPDVHEAVAAEETDDPEKNGIVTEEIQPGYRTGERVLRPAKVKVASCARQETE